Proteins from a genomic interval of Mycobacterium conspicuum:
- a CDS encoding GntR family transcriptional regulator → MSQPARRLERRSSGELVADHLRRQIISGEMGPGERLTQEEIGAELGVSRVPVREALVILEQEGWVRMEMHRGGRVLPIESSIGDNAEVWNLIFGLVARRAADRLTPELDTQLGDIAVQLGATNDAAAVWNLCEAYLDVIFEAASAPAVAWTLRRVRTMAVDSIFEVVPEALEVSRVGALAVIEAIRDRDGAGAVAAHDAMQAECLRLLVSAFERRRPEQPA, encoded by the coding sequence ATGAGCCAGCCAGCAAGGCGCCTGGAGCGTCGCAGCAGTGGCGAGCTGGTTGCCGATCATCTTCGGCGCCAGATCATCTCCGGCGAGATGGGACCAGGCGAGCGGCTCACCCAAGAAGAGATCGGGGCGGAACTCGGGGTGAGTCGGGTCCCGGTCCGAGAGGCGCTGGTGATTCTGGAGCAAGAGGGTTGGGTGCGCATGGAGATGCACCGCGGCGGGCGGGTGTTGCCCATCGAGTCCTCAATCGGCGATAACGCCGAGGTGTGGAATTTGATATTCGGTCTAGTGGCGCGCCGGGCCGCCGACCGGCTAACACCCGAACTCGACACTCAACTGGGTGACATCGCAGTGCAGCTGGGCGCCACGAACGATGCGGCGGCGGTGTGGAATTTGTGCGAGGCGTATTTGGATGTGATCTTCGAGGCGGCCAGCGCGCCGGCGGTCGCTTGGACGTTGCGTCGCGTCCGCACGATGGCCGTCGACTCAATCTTTGAGGTCGTGCCGGAAGCCCTAGAGGTCAGCAGGGTCGGCGCGCTTGCGGTGATCGAGGCGATTCGTGATCGCGACGGTGCCGGTGCCGTCGCGGCCCACGACGCAATGCAGGCTGAATGCCTGCGCCTTTTAGTGTCGGCGTTCGAGCGCCGCAGGCCGGAGCAGCCCGCTTAG
- a CDS encoding cytochrome P450, which yields MSSTSLTDVYYDPYDAAINADPYPVFRRLREETPLYYNEKHDFYAVSRFADVEHGLTDKDSFSSARGSVLEMIKANFPMPSGVFIFEDPPLHTIHRRLMNGVFTPKKMAGIEPQVRSYCARTLDRFVGSGGFDFVRDLGAELPMRVIGMLLGFPETEQQRVRDYVDANMRTEAGQPMAAAGGTLRGDFFGDYLDWRAQNPSDDLMTDLLTVEFTDEDGTHRRLERAEILTYVNILAGAGNETTTKLIGWTGKTLADNPDQRRELVEDPTLIPHAIEEVLRFQPPGPHVARYVVRDSQFQGKTVPAGSALLCLVGSANRDDRRHPNGDVFDIHRTNTAHLTFGFGTHFCLGAALARLEGRVALEEVLKRFPEWEVDLSRAQLGSTSTVRGWQSLPVATS from the coding sequence GTGAGTTCAACAAGCTTGACCGATGTGTACTACGACCCCTACGACGCCGCAATCAACGCCGACCCCTACCCGGTCTTTCGGCGCCTGCGCGAGGAGACCCCTCTCTACTACAACGAGAAGCACGACTTCTACGCCGTCAGCCGTTTTGCGGATGTCGAACACGGGTTGACCGACAAAGACTCCTTCAGCTCGGCACGGGGCAGCGTGCTCGAGATGATCAAAGCCAACTTCCCGATGCCCTCGGGTGTCTTCATCTTCGAAGATCCGCCGCTGCACACCATCCACCGACGCTTGATGAACGGCGTCTTCACGCCCAAGAAGATGGCTGGCATCGAACCACAGGTACGCAGCTACTGCGCACGCACGCTCGACCGCTTCGTGGGCAGCGGCGGCTTCGACTTCGTGCGTGACCTAGGCGCCGAGCTTCCGATGCGAGTTATCGGCATGCTGCTCGGCTTCCCCGAAACCGAGCAACAGCGGGTACGTGACTACGTCGACGCCAACATGCGCACTGAGGCGGGCCAACCGATGGCAGCCGCCGGGGGCACCCTCCGGGGCGACTTCTTCGGGGACTACCTGGACTGGCGCGCACAGAATCCCTCTGATGACTTGATGACCGACTTGCTCACCGTCGAGTTCACCGATGAGGACGGCACACATCGGCGGCTGGAGCGCGCCGAGATCCTCACCTACGTCAACATTTTGGCCGGCGCCGGCAACGAGACGACCACCAAGCTGATCGGCTGGACCGGCAAGACCTTGGCCGACAACCCAGATCAGCGTCGTGAACTCGTCGAGGACCCCACGCTGATCCCGCACGCCATCGAGGAGGTGCTGCGGTTTCAACCACCGGGTCCACACGTTGCTCGGTATGTTGTGCGTGACAGTCAATTTCAGGGTAAGACCGTGCCAGCCGGTAGTGCGCTGCTGTGCTTGGTAGGTTCAGCCAACCGCGATGACCGCCGCCACCCCAATGGTGACGTCTTCGATATCCACCGCACGAACACCGCGCACCTGACGTTCGGGTTCGGTACCCACTTCTGCCTCGGCGCCGCGCTTGCGCGCCTAGAGGGCCGTGTCGCCCTAGAGGAGGTCCTCAAGCGGTTCCCCGAATGGGAAGTTGACTTGTCTCGCGCCCAATTAGGGTCGACGTCGACGGTGCGCGGCTGGCAGAGTCTCCCGGTCGCCACCAGTTAG
- a CDS encoding aldehyde dehydrogenase: MRSYDRLFIGGDWVPSAGTTTLDVVSPHTEQLVAHAPESTASDVNRAVAAARAAFDEGEWPRLTPARRVEYLAALARAYEPHVAEMATLMTEEMGSPIQFSQAGQAYAAVMLINSYVDLAQRHPWEETRSGLMGDTLVRREPVGVVAAIVPWNIPQLAALAKTVPALLAGCTVVLKPAPETPIDALLLAEIIGEIGLPKGVVNIVPGGRDLGEHLVGHPDVDKVSFTGSTEAGRRVAALCGQGLKRVNLELGGKSAAIVLDDADLSATIDGLKLVSFMNSGQTCVAQTRILASRSNYDTVVDALAELVASLKVGDPSDPQTEIGPLVARRQQERVEKYIAMGQEDGARLVVGGAGMPKGLDRGWYVQPTVFAEVDNRMSIAQDEIFGPVLVVIAFDDVDDAVRIANESRYGLAGSVWTSDVEQGMDIARRLRTGSLGINQYLLDFVAPGGGFKDSGIGREGGSEGIDAYVELKSILPKLVWASA, translated from the coding sequence GTGCGCAGCTACGACCGACTGTTCATCGGGGGGGACTGGGTGCCTTCGGCCGGCACGACCACCCTCGACGTGGTCTCGCCGCACACAGAGCAGCTTGTGGCCCACGCTCCTGAGTCGACCGCATCCGACGTGAACCGTGCCGTGGCTGCCGCCCGGGCGGCGTTCGACGAAGGCGAATGGCCCCGGCTGACGCCCGCCCGCCGCGTCGAATACCTCGCCGCACTCGCCCGGGCCTACGAACCCCACGTCGCCGAGATGGCGACGTTGATGACCGAGGAAATGGGGTCACCGATCCAATTCAGCCAGGCCGGTCAGGCCTATGCCGCCGTCATGCTGATCAACTCCTATGTCGATCTGGCGCAACGCCATCCGTGGGAAGAGACGCGCAGCGGACTGATGGGTGACACTCTGGTGCGACGCGAGCCTGTCGGCGTCGTGGCGGCGATCGTGCCGTGGAACATCCCGCAGCTGGCGGCATTGGCGAAAACGGTGCCTGCGTTGTTGGCCGGCTGCACCGTTGTGCTCAAGCCGGCACCCGAGACGCCTATCGACGCGTTGCTTCTCGCGGAGATCATCGGCGAAATCGGGCTACCCAAAGGCGTAGTTAACATCGTCCCAGGTGGGCGCGACCTCGGTGAACATCTCGTAGGGCATCCTGACGTCGATAAAGTGTCCTTCACGGGTTCCACCGAGGCTGGCCGACGTGTTGCCGCGCTTTGTGGACAGGGGCTCAAGCGGGTCAACCTCGAACTGGGCGGTAAGTCGGCCGCGATTGTGCTCGATGACGCCGACCTTTCGGCCACTATCGACGGCCTCAAGCTCGTATCGTTTATGAACAGCGGCCAGACGTGTGTGGCCCAAACCCGCATCCTCGCTTCGCGATCCAACTACGACACAGTCGTGGATGCACTCGCCGAACTAGTCGCCTCTTTGAAAGTAGGTGATCCCAGCGACCCGCAAACTGAGATCGGGCCTCTGGTAGCGAGGCGGCAGCAGGAACGCGTCGAAAAGTACATAGCCATGGGCCAGGAGGACGGCGCGCGGCTGGTCGTTGGCGGCGCCGGAATGCCCAAAGGCCTCGACCGCGGATGGTATGTGCAACCAACCGTGTTCGCCGAGGTCGACAACCGAATGTCAATCGCCCAGGACGAGATTTTCGGACCCGTGTTGGTGGTGATCGCGTTCGATGACGTCGATGACGCGGTGCGCATTGCCAACGAGTCACGCTACGGGCTCGCGGGTTCTGTGTGGACGAGCGATGTCGAGCAGGGCATGGACATCGCCCGCCGGCTGCGCACCGGCTCTCTGGGCATCAACCAATATTTGCTTGACTTCGTCGCGCCGGGTGGCGGCTTCAAGGACAGCGGCATCGGTCGTGAAGGTGGTAGTGAGGGAATCGACGCCTACGTTGAGCTGAAATCGATTCTACCAAAACTTGTCTGGGCTTCAGCATGA
- a CDS encoding NAD(P)H-dependent amine dehydrogenase family protein: protein MTYRIIQWGTGNVGMHALRTIVERPDFELAGVRVYNPDKVGVDAGTLLGHQPIGVYATDDVEVIVGTEADCVCYSPLGGTLEGGHKALDDICRLLASGKNVVSSAVEDLAYISPDLALPGAGPDAYERMTEACEAGRTSFFHVGINPGFAMDLWPMQLTRLCRRIDTLRVTEVVDMSRYTSIHMVRDALGFGLPPDAPSVVDAHLSKVYQSPFYLSMRMLADSLSVQLEEVRYHREAAVTDRDISIAAGSIGAGTVAAMKLHFDGILHGRVVIAFELIWRVTDTVAPQWLAGDSRWVVHIDGDPTLDSEIVLATSEDAGRAVSLAVATLLLNSVPTVCKAEPGLINNLTLAPHAGGYFPA from the coding sequence ATGACCTACCGAATCATCCAATGGGGCACCGGCAATGTAGGTATGCACGCGCTGCGCACGATCGTCGAGCGGCCCGACTTTGAGCTGGCCGGTGTGCGGGTCTACAACCCCGACAAGGTCGGCGTCGACGCGGGCACGCTGCTCGGGCATCAGCCGATCGGTGTATACGCCACCGATGACGTCGAGGTGATCGTGGGCACTGAGGCTGACTGCGTCTGCTATTCGCCGCTCGGCGGGACACTCGAGGGTGGCCATAAGGCGTTGGACGACATTTGTCGCCTCCTGGCATCCGGTAAGAATGTCGTCTCTAGCGCCGTCGAAGATCTGGCCTACATCTCGCCGGACCTAGCACTACCGGGTGCTGGCCCCGACGCCTACGAACGCATGACCGAAGCGTGCGAAGCCGGGCGGACGTCGTTCTTCCATGTCGGCATCAATCCGGGCTTTGCGATGGATCTATGGCCAATGCAGCTGACCCGGCTCTGTCGGCGCATCGACACGTTGCGGGTCACTGAGGTCGTCGACATGAGCCGCTACACATCAATTCACATGGTGCGCGATGCGCTGGGCTTCGGCCTGCCTCCCGATGCACCCTCGGTGGTCGACGCTCACCTCAGCAAGGTCTACCAGTCGCCGTTTTACCTTTCGATGCGAATGCTTGCAGACTCGCTAAGCGTGCAGCTCGAGGAGGTGCGCTACCACCGCGAGGCAGCGGTTACCGACCGCGATATCTCGATCGCGGCGGGCAGTATCGGCGCGGGAACAGTCGCGGCGATGAAACTGCACTTCGACGGAATCCTGCACGGACGGGTCGTGATTGCGTTCGAGCTGATCTGGCGGGTCACCGACACGGTGGCTCCACAGTGGCTCGCCGGTGACAGTCGCTGGGTTGTCCACATCGACGGTGACCCGACGCTGGATTCGGAAATCGTCTTGGCCACAAGCGAAGACGCAGGCCGCGCTGTTTCGCTGGCCGTTGCCACGCTGCTGTTGAATTCCGTTCCCACGGTGTGCAAGGCCGAACCCGGGCTCATCAACAATTTGACACTGGCGCCTCACGCCGGCGGCTATTTCCCAGCTTGA
- a CDS encoding long-chain fatty acid--CoA ligase — protein sequence MWIAAANERLAEQRERIPVLARLSDDLAIKEIQSLSDLIPLLFAHSNYKSYPEAFIDKGRWNLMNQWLDTVSSQRVEGVDIDGVNDQDDWIERLHAKEHWVYVTSGTTGKNSFLPATRGDRDFSLRMLDTSMDWTYGVGRQDRAIFVLGPKYGPHRAASHFRRIAEIYGRPDATFFLTEDKMRLSEVSRMAVLRRKIAAGTAMPSEIAALERDTAVHQEQMAARLDELIDKLIEYRREPMVIGGFWAQYWTIVERARARGIPPGEFHSDTRITGGGGNKGAAMPPDFKEQILEFFGIDPANVQSGYGMSELSTALPGIDGRYRPMPWVIPLILDDSGEQLLEPREDRAEGRFAFFDVALEGRWGGVITGDRVTADYSTPNISVVADSIVRYSTVHGGDDKLTCAGTIDAYVRGVIE from the coding sequence TTGTGGATCGCGGCCGCCAACGAGCGTTTGGCGGAGCAGCGTGAACGAATTCCGGTGCTGGCGCGCCTATCTGATGACCTTGCGATCAAAGAGATCCAGTCACTATCCGATCTGATTCCTCTGCTGTTCGCCCACTCCAACTACAAGTCGTACCCCGAAGCCTTCATCGACAAAGGCCGCTGGAACCTGATGAATCAGTGGCTCGACACAGTGTCGTCGCAACGCGTCGAGGGTGTCGATATCGATGGAGTCAACGACCAGGACGACTGGATCGAACGCCTACATGCCAAGGAACATTGGGTCTACGTCACCAGCGGCACGACCGGCAAGAACTCTTTCCTGCCCGCCACCCGGGGCGACCGGGACTTCTCTTTGCGCATGCTCGATACCTCGATGGACTGGACCTACGGCGTCGGACGTCAGGACCGCGCAATCTTCGTGCTGGGCCCCAAATACGGACCGCACCGCGCCGCCAGTCATTTCCGCCGCATCGCCGAGATCTATGGACGGCCAGATGCCACCTTTTTCTTGACCGAAGACAAGATGAGGTTGTCCGAGGTCAGCCGAATGGCGGTGCTGCGCCGCAAAATAGCCGCCGGCACCGCTATGCCAAGCGAGATCGCTGCGCTCGAGCGCGACACCGCGGTGCACCAGGAGCAGATGGCCGCACGCCTGGATGAGTTGATCGACAAACTCATCGAGTACCGGCGCGAGCCGATGGTGATCGGGGGGTTCTGGGCGCAGTACTGGACCATCGTCGAACGTGCCCGGGCGCGCGGTATACCGCCGGGCGAGTTTCACTCCGACACCCGTATCACCGGCGGCGGCGGAAACAAAGGCGCTGCAATGCCGCCAGATTTCAAGGAACAGATCCTCGAGTTCTTCGGCATCGATCCAGCCAATGTGCAAAGCGGATACGGGATGTCGGAACTGTCGACGGCTCTGCCTGGCATCGACGGGCGGTATCGGCCGATGCCCTGGGTGATCCCGCTGATCCTCGACGACAGTGGCGAGCAGCTCCTTGAACCGCGCGAGGACCGTGCCGAAGGGCGATTCGCGTTCTTCGATGTCGCGTTGGAAGGCCGGTGGGGCGGGGTGATCACTGGAGATCGGGTCACCGCCGATTACTCCACCCCCAATATCAGCGTGGTGGCCGACAGCATCGTGCGCTACAGCACCGTTCACGGCGGCGACGACAAACTGACCTGCGCCGGCACCATCGACGCCTACGTCCGCGGCGTCATCGAATGA